From one Melospiza melodia melodia isolate bMelMel2 chromosome 4, bMelMel2.pri, whole genome shotgun sequence genomic stretch:
- the ZNF277 gene encoding zinc finger protein 277 isoform X2, giving the protein MAESRGAAGPAARGDTECVLEPLSLPESPGGVDAVESSPYVPCIFCTECYVLAEQNQLLKHMIIEHKLVIADVKLVADFRSYILYWKRRFAEQPITDFCSVIRTNSKAPLEEQDNYFLLCDVLPEDRLLREQLQQKRLREILEQQQQERYDTSFHSMCMFCDQEFTGNRSVLLNHMAREHAFNIGLPDNIVNCYEFLAVLQGKLDNLQCLYCEKVFRDKNTLKDHMRKKQHRRINAKNKEYDKFYIINYLEFGKSWEEVQSEDDRELLDSLEEDWSDWEEHPVCAVCLFCEQQADTTEKLYLHMQKSHGFHFPKIKSEHGLNFYQQVKLVNFIRREVHRCRCYNCQEKFESKGGLISHMEETKHIAFLPARSTWDQPQYYFPTYENDTLLCTLSDSEDAKAEDQSEGVPVVWVLWK; this is encoded by the exons aTACCGAGTGTGTTTTGGAGCCTCTATCTCTGCCAGAAAGTCCAGGTGGTGTTGATGCAGTAGAAAGTTCTCCCTATGTGCCTTGTATTTTCTGCACAGAATGCTATGTCTTAGCAGAACAAAACCAGCTCCTGAAGCACATGATTATTGAACACAAGCTCGTCATAGCAGATGTGAAACTGGTGGCAGATTTTAGAAG CTACATCCTGTACTGGAAGAGGAGGTTTGCAGAACAGCCCATCACAGACTTTTGTAGTGTGATAAGAACAAATTCAAAAGCTCCACTAG aggaacaggacaattattttcttttatgtgATGTTTTACCAGAAGACAGGTTACTTCGAGAACAGCTTCAGCAAAAGAGACTG AGAGAAATTCTAGAACAGCAACAACAAGAGAGATATGACACAAGTTTTCATAGTATGTGTATGTTCTGTGATCAAGAATTCACAGGAAACAG ATCTGTTCTTCTCAATCATATGGCAAGAGAGCATGCCTTTAACATTGGGCTGCCAGATAACATTGTGAACTGCTATGAGTTTTTGGCTGTATTGCAGGGAAAGCTTGACAA CTTGCAGTGTTTATACTGTGAAAAAGTCTTCAGAGACAAAAACACACTTAAAGATCACATGAGAAAGAAGCAGCATCGCAGAATCAATGCCAAAAATAAAGAATATGACAAATTCTATATCATTAATTACTTG GAATTTGGAAAGTCCTGGGAGGAAGTGCAGTCAGAGGATGACCGGGAATTACTGGATAGCCTAGAAGA AGATTGGTCTGACTGGGAAGAGCATCCTGTATGTGCAGTTTGCCTGTTTTGTGAACAGCAAGCAGACACCACAGAAAAACTCTATCTTCACATGCAG aaatcACATGGATTTCACTTTCCTAAAATAAAGTCAGAGCATG GTCTGAACTTCTATCAGCAAGTAAAGCTAGTGAATTTCATCAGAAGAGAAGTCCATCGTTGTCGTTGTTACAACTGCCAGGAGAAATTTGAATCCAAAGGAGGATTGATAAGTCATATGGAAGAGACCAAACACATTGCATTCCTGCCAGCCAGGTCTACATGGGATCAACCACA GTATTACTTTCCTACCTATGAAAATGATACACTCCTGTGTACGCTGTCAGACAGTGAAGATGCAAAAGCTGAGGATCAAAGTGAAGGAGTGCCTGTT GTGTGGGTGCTCTGGAAATAA
- the ZNF277 gene encoding zinc finger protein 277 isoform X1: MAESRGAAGPAARGDTECVLEPLSLPESPGGVDAVESSPYVPCIFCTECYVLAEQNQLLKHMIIEHKLVIADVKLVADFRSYILYWKRRFAEQPITDFCSVIRTNSKAPLEEQDNYFLLCDVLPEDRLLREQLQQKRLREILEQQQQERYDTSFHSMCMFCDQEFTGNRSVLLNHMAREHAFNIGLPDNIVNCYEFLAVLQGKLDNLQCLYCEKVFRDKNTLKDHMRKKQHRRINAKNKEYDKFYIINYLEFGKSWEEVQSEDDRELLDSLEEDWSDWEEHPVCAVCLFCEQQADTTEKLYLHMQKSHGFHFPKIKSEHGLNFYQQVKLVNFIRREVHRCRCYNCQEKFESKGGLISHMEETKHIAFLPARSTWDQPQYYFPTYENDTLLCTLSDSEDAKAEDQSEGVPVVSEDISSLKALKQSSVLNQLLWKENKNQEKF; encoded by the exons aTACCGAGTGTGTTTTGGAGCCTCTATCTCTGCCAGAAAGTCCAGGTGGTGTTGATGCAGTAGAAAGTTCTCCCTATGTGCCTTGTATTTTCTGCACAGAATGCTATGTCTTAGCAGAACAAAACCAGCTCCTGAAGCACATGATTATTGAACACAAGCTCGTCATAGCAGATGTGAAACTGGTGGCAGATTTTAGAAG CTACATCCTGTACTGGAAGAGGAGGTTTGCAGAACAGCCCATCACAGACTTTTGTAGTGTGATAAGAACAAATTCAAAAGCTCCACTAG aggaacaggacaattattttcttttatgtgATGTTTTACCAGAAGACAGGTTACTTCGAGAACAGCTTCAGCAAAAGAGACTG AGAGAAATTCTAGAACAGCAACAACAAGAGAGATATGACACAAGTTTTCATAGTATGTGTATGTTCTGTGATCAAGAATTCACAGGAAACAG ATCTGTTCTTCTCAATCATATGGCAAGAGAGCATGCCTTTAACATTGGGCTGCCAGATAACATTGTGAACTGCTATGAGTTTTTGGCTGTATTGCAGGGAAAGCTTGACAA CTTGCAGTGTTTATACTGTGAAAAAGTCTTCAGAGACAAAAACACACTTAAAGATCACATGAGAAAGAAGCAGCATCGCAGAATCAATGCCAAAAATAAAGAATATGACAAATTCTATATCATTAATTACTTG GAATTTGGAAAGTCCTGGGAGGAAGTGCAGTCAGAGGATGACCGGGAATTACTGGATAGCCTAGAAGA AGATTGGTCTGACTGGGAAGAGCATCCTGTATGTGCAGTTTGCCTGTTTTGTGAACAGCAAGCAGACACCACAGAAAAACTCTATCTTCACATGCAG aaatcACATGGATTTCACTTTCCTAAAATAAAGTCAGAGCATG GTCTGAACTTCTATCAGCAAGTAAAGCTAGTGAATTTCATCAGAAGAGAAGTCCATCGTTGTCGTTGTTACAACTGCCAGGAGAAATTTGAATCCAAAGGAGGATTGATAAGTCATATGGAAGAGACCAAACACATTGCATTCCTGCCAGCCAGGTCTACATGGGATCAACCACA GTATTACTTTCCTACCTATGAAAATGATACACTCCTGTGTACGCTGTCAGACAGTGAAGATGCAAAAGCTGAGGATCAAAGTGAAGGAGTGCCTGTTGTAAGTGAAGACATATCCAGTCTAAAAGCTCTCAAACAGAGCAGTGTTTTAAACCAGCTTCTGTGGAAAGAGAACAAGAATCAGGAGAAATTTTGA
- the ZNF277 gene encoding zinc finger protein 277 isoform X3: MIIEHKLVIADVKLVADFRSYILYWKRRFAEQPITDFCSVIRTNSKAPLEEQDNYFLLCDVLPEDRLLREQLQQKRLREILEQQQQERYDTSFHSMCMFCDQEFTGNRSVLLNHMAREHAFNIGLPDNIVNCYEFLAVLQGKLDNLQCLYCEKVFRDKNTLKDHMRKKQHRRINAKNKEYDKFYIINYLEFGKSWEEVQSEDDRELLDSLEEDWSDWEEHPVCAVCLFCEQQADTTEKLYLHMQKSHGFHFPKIKSEHGLNFYQQVKLVNFIRREVHRCRCYNCQEKFESKGGLISHMEETKHIAFLPARSTWDQPQYYFPTYENDTLLCTLSDSEDAKAEDQSEGVPVVSEDISSLKALKQSSVLNQLLWKENKNQEKF, translated from the exons ATGATTATTGAACACAAGCTCGTCATAGCAGATGTGAAACTGGTGGCAGATTTTAGAAG CTACATCCTGTACTGGAAGAGGAGGTTTGCAGAACAGCCCATCACAGACTTTTGTAGTGTGATAAGAACAAATTCAAAAGCTCCACTAG aggaacaggacaattattttcttttatgtgATGTTTTACCAGAAGACAGGTTACTTCGAGAACAGCTTCAGCAAAAGAGACTG AGAGAAATTCTAGAACAGCAACAACAAGAGAGATATGACACAAGTTTTCATAGTATGTGTATGTTCTGTGATCAAGAATTCACAGGAAACAG ATCTGTTCTTCTCAATCATATGGCAAGAGAGCATGCCTTTAACATTGGGCTGCCAGATAACATTGTGAACTGCTATGAGTTTTTGGCTGTATTGCAGGGAAAGCTTGACAA CTTGCAGTGTTTATACTGTGAAAAAGTCTTCAGAGACAAAAACACACTTAAAGATCACATGAGAAAGAAGCAGCATCGCAGAATCAATGCCAAAAATAAAGAATATGACAAATTCTATATCATTAATTACTTG GAATTTGGAAAGTCCTGGGAGGAAGTGCAGTCAGAGGATGACCGGGAATTACTGGATAGCCTAGAAGA AGATTGGTCTGACTGGGAAGAGCATCCTGTATGTGCAGTTTGCCTGTTTTGTGAACAGCAAGCAGACACCACAGAAAAACTCTATCTTCACATGCAG aaatcACATGGATTTCACTTTCCTAAAATAAAGTCAGAGCATG GTCTGAACTTCTATCAGCAAGTAAAGCTAGTGAATTTCATCAGAAGAGAAGTCCATCGTTGTCGTTGTTACAACTGCCAGGAGAAATTTGAATCCAAAGGAGGATTGATAAGTCATATGGAAGAGACCAAACACATTGCATTCCTGCCAGCCAGGTCTACATGGGATCAACCACA GTATTACTTTCCTACCTATGAAAATGATACACTCCTGTGTACGCTGTCAGACAGTGAAGATGCAAAAGCTGAGGATCAAAGTGAAGGAGTGCCTGTTGTAAGTGAAGACATATCCAGTCTAAAAGCTCTCAAACAGAGCAGTGTTTTAAACCAGCTTCTGTGGAAAGAGAACAAGAATCAGGAGAAATTTTGA